Proteins encoded in a region of the Strix uralensis isolate ZFMK-TIS-50842 chromosome Z, bStrUra1, whole genome shotgun sequence genome:
- the INIP gene encoding SOSS complex subunit C, producing MAANPSGQGFQNKNRVAILAELDKEKRKLLMQNQSSTNHPGASIALARSPLNKDFRDHAEQQHIAAQQKAALQHAHAHSSGYFITQDSAFGNLILPVLPRLEAE from the exons GTTTCCAGAATAAAAATAGGGTTGCAATCCTGGCAGAACTAGACAAGGAGAAGAGAAAGTTACTTATGCAAAACCAGTCTTCCACAAATCACCCTGGAGCCAG CATTGCACTTGCAAGATCACCACTGAACAAGGATTTCCGTGATCATGCTGAGCAACAGCACATCGCAGCACAGCAGAAGGCTGCACTGCAG catGCACATGCACATTCCTCAGGATACTTCATAACTCAAGACTCTGCATTTGGAAATCTTATTCTTCCTGTCTTACCTCGACTTGAGGCAGAATGA